A genomic region of Alicyclobacillus sp. SO9 contains the following coding sequences:
- a CDS encoding tyrosine-type recombinase/integrase translates to MLLVDCHKKFLSYLRLEKDYSKETVKSYRIDFNHFLKFLDKENAEPELEKVTTPMIRDFITYMAHDLGFHPNTIRRRIHSLKSFFKFCMTQEYIEKNPTLAVSVPKKRQALPIYISQDDLMQLIQAPLEYGGQRTRIRDWLMLRTLALTGLRRQELLNLQWRDVCLRDSNILVRNGKGDKDRLIPIPSALVDDLRMYKDMRVTTDYAPVFPSVSGKRLGPRPLSSMFTKYVHLAGLDGKHYSPHKIRHSFATFLLQKNVSLIEIQELLGHADITSTRIYLHTNSNRLKDAVMSNPILELNMESGFTAAF, encoded by the coding sequence ATGCTGTTAGTCGATTGTCACAAAAAGTTTCTTTCGTATCTACGGCTTGAAAAAGATTACTCAAAAGAAACGGTGAAGAGTTATAGGATTGATTTTAACCACTTCTTAAAGTTCCTCGACAAGGAAAATGCTGAGCCAGAGCTTGAGAAAGTGACTACACCCATGATTCGAGATTTCATTACTTACATGGCACACGATCTAGGATTTCACCCAAACACGATTCGCCGGCGAATCCACAGTCTAAAGAGCTTCTTCAAATTCTGCATGACCCAGGAATACATCGAAAAAAACCCTACCCTCGCTGTATCAGTTCCAAAGAAACGACAAGCTCTACCCATCTATATTTCCCAGGACGATTTGATGCAGCTGATACAGGCACCGCTTGAGTATGGCGGTCAACGTACCCGAATCAGAGATTGGCTTATGTTACGGACCCTCGCACTAACAGGGCTGCGCCGCCAGGAGTTGCTCAATCTTCAGTGGAGGGATGTATGCTTGCGGGACAGTAATATCCTTGTGCGTAATGGAAAAGGGGACAAGGACCGACTCATTCCGATTCCGTCAGCCCTTGTTGATGATTTACGAATGTATAAAGATATGCGTGTTACAACTGACTATGCACCAGTATTTCCAAGTGTTAGTGGCAAGAGATTGGGTCCCAGACCTCTCAGTTCGATGTTCACTAAGTACGTCCACCTTGCCGGCCTCGATGGCAAACATTATAGCCCTCACAAGATACGGCATTCGTTTGCGACCTTTTTACTTCAGAAGAATGTCAGCTTGATCGAAATACAGGAGTTGTTAGGACACGCCGACATTACTTCGACTCGTATTTATCTGCACACCAACTCTAATCGCTTGAAAGACGCTGTGATGAGTAATCCTATTCTGGAACTTAACATGGAAAGCGGGTTTACTGCAGCTTTCTAA